The following coding sequences are from one Carassius gibelio isolate Cgi1373 ecotype wild population from Czech Republic chromosome B7, carGib1.2-hapl.c, whole genome shotgun sequence window:
- the stard5 gene encoding stAR-related lipid transfer protein 5 yields MDYIQMARSVEDRLLSYRKDESGWKTCKKNNDVVVCWRPSCEFAGYVYKGEGIVNGSPEKVWDCLKPEINGLRVKWDANIKKFELLEQVSSDVSICRTVTPSAAMGIISPRDFVDVISVKRYEDGTVSSNATNVSHPNCPPQPGYVRGFNHPCGCFCVPVPGEPGKTQLFSFFQTDLGGLLPRSVVDSFFPSSMVEFYSNLTKAVKTLK; encoded by the exons ATGGATTACATACAAATGGCCAGATCAGTGGAAGACCGTCTGTTGAGCTACAGAAAAGACGAGTCCGGATGGAAAACGTGCAAGAAAAAT AATGATGTTGTGGTGTGTTGGAGACCCTCTTGTGAATTCGCGGGATATGT GTATAAGGGTGAGGGGATTGTCAATGGCAGTCCAGAGAAGGTGTGGGACTGCTTGAAACCTGAAATAAATGGGCTACGTGTAAAATGGGATGCTAATATAAAAAAGTTTGAGCTGCTTGAGCAGGTGTCTTCG GATGTTTCGATCTGTCGAACAGTCACACCTTCGGCTGCTATGGGTATTATATCACCTCGAGATTTTGTTGATGTCATTTCCGTTAAACGCTATGAGGATGGCACGGTTTCATCAAATG CTACCAATGTAAGCCATCCAAACTGTCCTCCTCAACCTGGCTACGTCAGAGGCTTCAACCATCCGTGTGGCTGCTTTTGTGTTCCTGTTCCTGG ggaACCAGGCAAAACGCAGCTGTTCAGCTTTTTCCAGACTGATCTTGGAGGTCTGCTTCCTCGTTCGGTTGTCGATTCATTTTTCCCCAGTAGTATGGTGGAGTTTTACAGCAACCTGACCAAAGCCGTAAAAACGCTGAAATAG